The following proteins are encoded in a genomic region of Paenibacillus sp. FSL H3-0469:
- a CDS encoding YafY family protein, whose protein sequence is MKIDRLLSIVILLLNRPLIQAKELADMFEVSVRTIYRDIDSINSAGIPVVTFQGSGGGIGLMQGYRLDRNVLSQRELADIFSALQSASSIGGEGHQLLMEKISSVVPPSQIAAFRSKTTQMIVDFSPWELTAPLEERLNLLKEALEEEVMVTFEYITAEGRVSLRTIEPYTLVLKGQFWYLYGFCQERQDFRLFKLLRMKALVKENRHYIRQDIPLTELPWSSAWRESQNLTPVTLRFTPEGKHLAEEYFDCETLQRDATGGYTLTLQYPENDWLYGFLLSFGTVLEVLGPEHVRRRLGEVARGVAAAYSSDLPERQ, encoded by the coding sequence GTGAAAATAGACCGTCTGCTCTCCATTGTCATTCTGCTGCTCAACCGGCCGCTGATTCAGGCCAAGGAGCTGGCCGATATGTTCGAGGTCTCCGTGCGTACGATTTACCGCGATATAGACAGCATTAACAGCGCAGGTATCCCTGTGGTAACCTTTCAGGGCTCAGGGGGCGGCATCGGCCTCATGCAGGGCTACCGGCTGGACCGCAATGTGTTATCGCAACGCGAGCTGGCCGATATATTCAGTGCGCTGCAAAGCGCCTCCTCTATCGGAGGAGAGGGTCACCAGCTATTGATGGAGAAGATCAGCAGCGTTGTCCCTCCCTCCCAGATCGCCGCCTTCCGCAGCAAAACCACCCAAATGATCGTCGATTTCTCCCCTTGGGAGCTGACAGCTCCGCTGGAGGAGCGGCTGAACCTCCTTAAAGAAGCCTTGGAGGAAGAGGTCATGGTCACTTTTGAATACATAACGGCCGAAGGCAGGGTAAGTCTGCGTACAATCGAGCCATATACGCTGGTCCTTAAGGGACAGTTCTGGTACTTATACGGGTTCTGCCAGGAACGTCAGGATTTCCGCCTCTTCAAGCTGCTGCGGATGAAAGCGCTGGTAAAGGAGAACAGGCACTATATCCGCCAGGATATCCCGCTTACAGAGCTGCCGTGGAGCAGTGCCTGGAGGGAATCGCAGAATCTCACGCCCGTCACGCTGCGTTTCACGCCGGAAGGCAAGCATCTAGCCGAGGAATACTTCGACTGTGAGACGCTCCAGCGGGATGCTACCGGCGGATATACCCTCACACTCCAGTACCCTGAGAATGACTGGCTGTACGGCTTCCTGCTAAGCTTCGGGACCGTCCTGGAGGTGCTGGGACCGGAGCATGTCCGCCGCAGATTAGGCGAGGTGGCCCGCGGCGTCGCGGCGGCATATTCATCAGACTTGCCGGAGCGGCAATAA
- a CDS encoding DedA family protein, translating to MDMLKWIQELFASYGYSVLFFGLLLEFIALPFPGETTMAFAGFLSFTGRLDFFTLVIVAFLGTTIGMTITYFIGLKAGLPFIQRYGKWFMFSPAKLEKTQRWFEKYGSVLISIGYFIPGVRHFTGYFAGIIALPFRKFAMYAYGGAIFWVVLFLGIGKIFGPQWMGIFHLIESYALWIAVGVLAIAALIVVYRYRAAISLRLRRRKPVATLEPKVQVKVKETSKTR from the coding sequence ATGGATATGCTGAAATGGATACAGGAATTGTTTGCGAGCTATGGATATAGCGTATTGTTCTTCGGGCTTTTGCTCGAATTTATCGCCCTGCCTTTTCCCGGGGAGACCACGATGGCCTTCGCAGGATTTCTCTCTTTCACGGGGAGGCTGGATTTCTTCACACTGGTAATCGTAGCCTTCTTAGGCACTACAATCGGGATGACCATCACTTATTTCATCGGACTGAAGGCCGGTCTGCCCTTTATCCAGCGGTACGGCAAATGGTTCATGTTCTCTCCCGCCAAGCTGGAAAAGACACAGCGCTGGTTCGAGAAATACGGCAGCGTGCTGATCTCCATCGGCTATTTCATCCCCGGCGTCCGCCACTTCACTGGCTATTTTGCCGGGATTATCGCCCTGCCCTTCCGTAAATTCGCTATGTATGCCTATGGGGGCGCAATATTCTGGGTAGTGTTATTCCTCGGAATCGGCAAAATCTTCGGCCCGCAGTGGATGGGCATCTTCCACCTGATCGAATCCTACGCCCTTTGGATTGCGGTAGGTGTGCTGGCCATCGCCGCGCTGATTGTCGTCTACCGTTACCGGGCTGCCATTTCTCTCCGGCTGCGCCGGCGCAAGCCAGTGGCTACGCTTGAACCCAAGGTCCAAGTGAAGGTTAAAGAAACCTCCAAGACCCGCTGA
- a CDS encoding polysaccharide deacetylase: MKDNRENPIRRIMICGLLVIAVVLSLGVSAYGGQGNSSGSRSTYSLQAEAGSALPLLSKNNAPAVPVQDLRPAAARMTTAELRQPHVLSGSASRAGTQRPAPAIQQVSAAAGKAAPAAGHRKEKVVYLTFDDGPSAVTPKVLSILQEQGVKATFFVLGDQATGRPELIKAIWEQGHAIGNHTYNHNYHDLYSGFKEFWRQIKQTEETVREITGIRPQLVRAPGGTFGHFDSTYFNLLKQAGYGVMDWTVDSGDSRRRGVPAAEILQASVADLTSSSVVLLLHDGSGHEQSAKALPAIIERYRAAGYEFGVLDAQSDPVQFRVSSKAASLHRSKPSQDWISANIAPNAELLAPGKALALEIGGMETKLKPGEYRLQDGQYYVPLRATVERLGGRVGWNAVTRSAAVSWNGRSMTLDSQKQEVGIHWPDGTAEYKAAQVQLQGSSLWVPLRMLLEAAGHPGAEAFVNAEERRVTAA; encoded by the coding sequence ATGAAGGACAATCGGGAAAATCCTATCCGCCGCATCATGATCTGCGGGTTGCTCGTTATTGCTGTTGTGCTGAGTCTAGGTGTGTCAGCCTATGGAGGGCAGGGGAATTCTTCCGGTTCGCGGAGCACGTACTCCCTGCAGGCTGAAGCAGGCAGTGCGTTACCTCTACTCTCTAAGAATAATGCTCCGGCTGTCCCGGTGCAAGATTTGCGCCCGGCAGCGGCCAGAATGACAACCGCAGAATTGCGGCAGCCGCACGTTTTAAGCGGTTCAGCCTCTAGGGCAGGTACGCAGCGTCCTGCTCCCGCTATACAGCAAGTATCTGCTGCTGCGGGGAAAGCTGCTCCAGCAGCCGGACACCGCAAGGAGAAGGTGGTCTATCTGACTTTTGACGACGGGCCAAGCGCAGTTACTCCTAAGGTGCTTAGCATATTGCAGGAGCAGGGGGTTAAAGCGACCTTCTTCGTGCTTGGGGATCAGGCCACAGGCCGTCCCGAGCTGATCAAGGCCATCTGGGAGCAGGGTCATGCTATCGGCAACCATACCTATAATCATAATTATCATGATTTATATAGCGGCTTCAAGGAGTTCTGGCGCCAAATCAAACAGACGGAGGAAACGGTACGTGAGATCACAGGCATCCGTCCGCAGCTGGTCCGTGCGCCGGGCGGCACGTTCGGCCATTTCGACAGCACATATTTCAATCTGCTGAAGCAGGCAGGCTACGGGGTGATGGACTGGACTGTGGACAGCGGGGATTCCCGCCGCCGGGGAGTGCCTGCTGCGGAGATTCTACAGGCTTCTGTGGCTGACTTGACCTCTTCCAGTGTGGTATTGCTGCTGCATGACGGATCGGGCCATGAACAGAGCGCCAAAGCGCTGCCGGCTATCATTGAACGCTACAGAGCAGCTGGTTATGAGTTCGGTGTTCTGGATGCGCAGAGTGATCCCGTACAGTTCAGGGTGTCCTCCAAGGCAGCCTCTCTTCATAGGAGCAAACCGTCACAGGATTGGATATCGGCCAATATTGCCCCGAATGCAGAGTTGCTTGCACCAGGCAAGGCGCTTGCACTTGAGATTGGAGGGATGGAGACCAAGCTGAAGCCCGGAGAGTACCGTCTCCAGGACGGACAGTACTATGTTCCGCTACGCGCCACCGTAGAACGGCTGGGTGGACGGGTTGGCTGGAATGCGGTTACCCGGAGCGCAGCTGTCAGCTGGAACGGCCGCAGCATGACGTTAGACTCACAGAAGCAGGAGGTGGGCATTCACTGGCCGGACGGTACAGCAGAGTACAAGGCGGCACAGGTGCAGCTCCAAGGCTCCTCCCTCTGGGTCCCCCTGCGTATGCTGCTGGAGGCGGCAGGTCATCCGGGTGCAGAAGCCTTTGTTAATGCAGAGGAGCGCAGGGTTACTGCAGCTTAA
- a CDS encoding DUF58 domain-containing protein: MSSSSLTDPKSQVFSQQNRYGNAEIAGFPRKRIRRAVKEWGRMLLLMAVTGGLYMWRGGESLLLLLTAGGVVMSGGLLMQLCGPRRVSVQRTITPAHLSAGDDAIVEVQISFAARIPLPWMIVTDYWSGGSHQELLFPGFRRSFNYSYELLSVPRGVHQLHGCSVTWGDLPGLFTGGCQPGGKAGFKVLPRALDMGAAVPDTGLLSGDRASGRGNHSSPQAADIRDYAPGDPFSRIHWKSSARKGNLQSRVPERESGQMTCIVLASSPADYEVPGGAYAPRSQRRSVIPAFEQAVSATMGLLLSAERSGSYIQLFSGGWPEGMARHEGVGQIPGRVRELLTEIAPSGSQSLSRLLEDASQSWIPGMTVSVITGRLEEESARTLARFLVQGIRVELYYVWDQPSKGRTPGNPVRSPAGAAGTMPELSRSSRLAPGGWEPAGQQDSAAYGNSRPPASDTIAGSLMRLGARVHCLSHAAPAQGYKGAEPDEFPDNSTSC; this comes from the coding sequence TTGTCCTCATCATCATTGACGGATCCGAAATCACAGGTATTTTCACAGCAGAACAGGTACGGGAATGCAGAGATTGCCGGGTTCCCCCGGAAGCGCATCCGCCGCGCAGTCAAGGAGTGGGGGCGAATGCTGCTCCTGATGGCGGTTACCGGAGGGCTGTATATGTGGCGCGGCGGAGAATCGCTCCTGCTGCTGCTGACAGCTGGCGGAGTGGTTATGTCCGGCGGCCTGCTGATGCAGCTCTGCGGTCCACGGCGAGTTAGTGTCCAGCGCACGATTACTCCTGCGCATCTGTCTGCGGGGGATGACGCTATTGTGGAGGTTCAGATTTCTTTTGCCGCCAGAATCCCGCTGCCCTGGATGATTGTGACCGATTACTGGAGCGGGGGAAGCCATCAGGAGCTGCTGTTTCCCGGCTTCCGGCGCTCGTTCAACTATTCGTATGAGCTGCTGTCTGTCCCCAGAGGGGTGCATCAGCTTCACGGGTGCAGTGTAACCTGGGGAGATCTGCCTGGGCTGTTTACAGGCGGCTGCCAGCCGGGCGGCAAGGCGGGCTTCAAAGTGCTGCCAAGAGCTCTAGATATGGGCGCAGCAGTGCCGGACACCGGCTTGCTGTCCGGAGACCGTGCATCCGGGAGGGGGAACCACAGCAGCCCGCAAGCAGCGGATATCCGTGATTATGCGCCGGGTGATCCGTTCAGCCGGATTCACTGGAAGAGCAGCGCCCGTAAAGGCAACCTGCAGAGCAGAGTGCCGGAACGTGAATCGGGGCAGATGACCTGCATCGTGCTTGCGAGCAGTCCGGCGGATTATGAGGTTCCCGGCGGTGCGTATGCTCCCCGCAGCCAGCGGAGGTCGGTGATCCCGGCCTTCGAACAGGCGGTATCGGCTACTATGGGGCTGCTGCTCTCTGCCGAGCGCTCCGGCAGCTACATCCAGCTCTTCAGTGGAGGCTGGCCTGAAGGAATGGCCAGGCATGAGGGGGTGGGCCAGATCCCCGGGAGGGTCCGGGAACTGCTTACAGAAATTGCCCCCTCCGGTTCACAGAGTCTCAGCAGATTGCTGGAGGACGCGTCGCAGAGCTGGATTCCCGGGATGACGGTATCCGTCATTACCGGCCGGCTGGAGGAAGAGTCGGCGAGAACGCTGGCCCGCTTCCTGGTTCAGGGAATCAGGGTGGAGCTGTATTATGTCTGGGACCAGCCTTCTAAGGGCCGGACTCCCGGTAATCCTGTGCGGAGCCCGGCCGGAGCAGCGGGGACAATGCCGGAGCTATCCCGCAGCAGCAGGCTAGCACCGGGAGGGTGGGAACCAGCCGGACAGCAGGATTCAGCAGCTTACGGGAACAGCAGACCGCCTGCCTCGGATACGATTGCGGGAAGTCTAATGCGGCTTGGCGCGAGGGTTCACTGTCTGAGCCATGCTGCTCCTGCACAAGGGTACAAGGGGGCGGAGCCTGATGAATTTCCGGATAACTCCACCTCCTGCTAG
- a CDS encoding transglutaminase domain-containing protein: MNFRITPPPASAGTDGASPKDSTHSRQLRYGSIVFTLAEMQESDLAENSPAGKRENSPLYYRGLFSLAIMGVFGLWLLPLYKLSAAADHTQLLRLLMLSAAALLAWGCLLLPRLVQVSGQFLLIFMTWYGLCAAAGGGGGWLKVYAMEKSGQDALLLLSGRISALSEDSRLLILVLGWGLLVSSVQQLALYRGSIALFTGVTLVYLLVLDMGYAVNTSGDVLVTAGLILWLRALSGLLHLQERTGRQFLPYARWGARALSAAVLVTLAAWIAGQGLGARPAAPVTLQPVLDKLEHWAAAQRPEDADGPIAGSTGYSMEDRELGMPLTPSTEAAFTVTASRPYYSRGESMAYYDGRRWIRSGAAYSALNLPRLSGALPALANASSAGGQTLIQRVQLAAPSTGGVPLFSAGAITDVQNIRLADGSQLGYVLASPDRLSFRLPEVYGSAGVTEYTVKSVLPPSDPAVLRTLRGSDPQEVRSQYLQLPAALPPRVRALAGDLTAAAASRYDAAVAVAGYLQEGYTYSLKTRVPPSGADFTDDFLFGTRQGYCVHFATAMTVLLRSSGIPARYVQGYGPGTAVPGSVPQRYSVTGGDAHAWVEVYFPGAGWVPFDPTPSAAAAAAPGAAATDPAAAAAPPDTRRSAALHADALTAALPQAGGPDRAPLALAALVLAAAIRWRRSLALLPAVRRAGRLGRERQLRAAALAWHGLAARYGPPLPGVTAREYADSLAIEDGRLRAAVRGFVRQWETLAYGGAGGGVSSTPFAPMSPSSPPSAADTTDIEAFMARCLMITFHLT, encoded by the coding sequence ATGAATTTCCGGATAACTCCACCTCCTGCTAGTGCGGGTACGGATGGCGCCAGTCCGAAAGACTCCACCCACAGCAGGCAGCTCCGCTACGGAAGCATCGTGTTTACATTGGCAGAGATGCAGGAATCGGACCTTGCAGAGAACAGCCCCGCAGGTAAAAGAGAGAACAGCCCCCTGTACTATCGCGGCCTGTTCTCTTTGGCGATTATGGGCGTCTTTGGGCTGTGGCTGCTGCCGCTCTACAAATTGTCTGCGGCAGCGGACCATACACAGCTCCTGCGGCTTCTGATGCTCTCGGCAGCAGCACTGCTCGCCTGGGGCTGTCTGCTGTTACCCCGTCTTGTACAGGTGAGCGGGCAGTTTCTGCTAATCTTTATGACCTGGTATGGCCTCTGTGCTGCTGCGGGAGGCGGGGGCGGGTGGCTAAAGGTCTATGCCATGGAGAAAAGCGGACAGGATGCCCTGCTGCTGCTCTCCGGTAGGATCTCTGCATTAAGCGAGGACAGCAGGCTGCTGATTCTGGTGCTGGGCTGGGGACTGCTGGTGTCCTCCGTCCAGCAGCTCGCGCTGTACAGAGGAAGTATTGCGCTGTTCACCGGTGTAACGCTGGTGTATCTGCTGGTGCTGGATATGGGCTATGCCGTTAATACTTCCGGGGATGTACTGGTCACGGCGGGGCTGATCCTGTGGCTGCGGGCCTTAAGCGGCCTGCTCCATCTGCAAGAACGGACAGGGAGGCAGTTTCTTCCTTACGCCCGCTGGGGAGCCAGGGCGTTATCGGCGGCTGTGCTGGTGACGCTGGCCGCCTGGATAGCCGGCCAAGGGCTGGGCGCACGCCCGGCTGCCCCGGTTACACTGCAGCCGGTCCTGGACAAGCTGGAGCACTGGGCTGCGGCGCAGAGACCGGAGGACGCAGACGGACCTATAGCTGGCAGCACCGGCTATAGCATGGAGGACAGAGAGCTTGGCATGCCCCTGACACCAAGCACGGAGGCAGCCTTCACAGTCACTGCTTCCCGTCCCTACTACTCGCGGGGGGAGAGCATGGCGTATTATGACGGGCGCCGCTGGATCAGGAGCGGTGCCGCGTATTCAGCGCTGAATCTGCCCCGCCTGTCCGGGGCGCTGCCCGCTCTGGCGAATGCTTCATCCGCCGGGGGGCAGACCCTCATCCAGCGGGTTCAGCTCGCTGCGCCTTCCACTGGAGGTGTGCCGCTGTTCAGTGCAGGCGCTATCACAGATGTGCAGAACATCCGGCTTGCGGACGGAAGCCAGCTGGGTTACGTGCTGGCCAGCCCGGACAGGCTCAGCTTCCGCTTGCCGGAAGTCTACGGCTCCGCAGGGGTTACGGAGTATACCGTCAAGTCTGTTCTGCCGCCAAGTGATCCTGCAGTCCTGCGGACGCTGAGGGGGAGTGATCCCCAAGAGGTCCGCAGCCAGTATTTGCAGCTCCCTGCTGCTCTGCCGCCCAGAGTGCGTGCACTGGCCGGCGATCTTACCGCTGCTGCGGCGAGCCGTTACGATGCTGCCGTAGCTGTAGCCGGCTATCTTCAAGAAGGCTACACCTATTCGCTGAAGACCCGCGTGCCGCCGTCCGGTGCCGATTTCACCGATGATTTCCTGTTCGGGACCCGTCAGGGCTATTGTGTGCATTTTGCCACTGCGATGACGGTCCTGCTGCGCAGCAGCGGCATTCCGGCGCGGTATGTCCAGGGCTACGGCCCGGGAACCGCCGTGCCCGGCTCTGTGCCGCAGCGCTACAGCGTGACCGGCGGCGATGCCCACGCCTGGGTCGAGGTCTATTTTCCCGGCGCGGGCTGGGTCCCCTTCGACCCCACGCCCTCCGCCGCTGCCGCCGCTGCCCCCGGCGCGGCTGCTACGGACCCGGCGGCTGCCGCCGCGCCGCCGGACACCCGCCGCTCCGCTGCGCTGCACGCGGATGCGCTCACCGCCGCCCTGCCGCAGGCGGGCGGCCCGGACCGTGCGCCGCTTGCGCTGGCGGCGCTGGTGCTGGCTGCCGCCATCCGCTGGCGGCGCAGCCTGGCCCTGCTGCCGGCGGTGCGCCGCGCCGGCAGGCTTGGCCGTGAGCGGCAGCTGCGCGCGGCCGCTCTGGCCTGGCACGGGCTGGCGGCGCGGTATGGGCCGCCGCTGCCCGGGGTTACCGCCAGGGAGTACGCAGACTCCCTGGCTATCGAGGACGGGCGGCTGCGCGCCGCCGTCCGGGGGTTTGTACGCCAGTGGGAGACCCTGGCGTATGGCGGCGCCGGAGGCGGCGTGTCCTCTACGCCTTTCGCGCCTATGTCGCCCTCGTCGCCACCCAGCGCTGCCGATACCACAGACATAGAGGCTTTCATGGCCCGGTGCCTGATGATCACTTTCCATCTAACCTGA
- the guaA gene encoding glutamine-hydrolyzing GMP synthase, whose translation MNKPNEIIVVLDFGGQYNQLIARRIRDLGVYSELLPYNTPMEKIKALSPKGIVFSGGPSSVYAENAPHVDPAIYELGLPIFGICYGMQLMAQQQGGKVERSAKREYGKADVEFAPSSVLAAGLESKQTVWMSHGDHVVELPEGFKLDAGTESAPIAAMSNDARKFFAVQFHPEVRHSVKGNEMISNFLYEVCGCEGKWTMESFIEDAVKDIRDKVGDKKVLCALSGGVDSSVVAMLIHRAIGDQLTCMFIDHGLLRKGEAESVMETFVGKFDIHVVKIDARDRFLGKLAGVSDPEQKRKIIGNEFIYCFDEESAKLGDFAFLAQGTLYTDIVESGTATAQTIKSHHNVGGLPEDMKFSLIEPLNTLFKDEVRKLGEELGMPHAIVWRQPFPGPGLAIRVLGEVTEEKLTIVRDSDYILREEIAKAGLDREIWQYFTALPNMKSVGVMGDERTYSYTVGIRAVTSIDGMTADWARIPWDVLEKISVRIVNEVDNVNRIVYDITSKPPATIEWE comes from the coding sequence ATGAACAAGCCAAATGAAATAATCGTTGTTCTGGATTTCGGGGGACAGTATAACCAGCTTATCGCGCGCAGAATTCGTGACCTGGGGGTATACAGCGAGCTTCTGCCCTACAATACACCGATGGAGAAGATTAAGGCCTTATCGCCCAAAGGGATTGTATTCTCAGGCGGGCCAAGCAGTGTCTATGCGGAGAATGCACCACATGTAGACCCGGCGATTTACGAGCTCGGGCTGCCGATCTTCGGTATCTGCTATGGGATGCAACTGATGGCACAGCAGCAGGGAGGCAAGGTGGAACGCTCCGCCAAGCGCGAGTACGGCAAAGCAGATGTGGAATTCGCACCCAGCTCCGTGCTGGCAGCGGGCCTTGAGAGCAAGCAGACGGTATGGATGAGCCACGGCGACCATGTAGTGGAGCTTCCGGAGGGCTTTAAGCTGGATGCCGGTACAGAGAGTGCGCCGATTGCAGCCATGAGCAATGATGCACGCAAATTCTTCGCCGTTCAGTTCCATCCTGAGGTACGCCACTCCGTGAAGGGGAATGAGATGATCTCGAACTTCCTGTACGAGGTCTGCGGCTGCGAGGGCAAATGGACAATGGAGTCGTTCATCGAGGATGCTGTGAAGGACATCCGTGATAAAGTCGGCGACAAGAAGGTGCTCTGCGCACTCAGCGGCGGCGTGGATTCCTCTGTTGTGGCGATGCTGATTCACCGGGCGATCGGCGACCAGCTGACTTGTATGTTCATCGACCACGGCCTTCTGCGCAAAGGTGAAGCGGAGAGCGTCATGGAGACTTTTGTCGGCAAGTTCGATATCCATGTTGTCAAAATCGACGCCCGCGACCGCTTCCTCGGCAAGCTGGCCGGTGTCTCCGATCCCGAACAGAAACGTAAAATCATCGGCAATGAGTTCATCTACTGCTTCGACGAAGAATCGGCCAAGCTGGGTGACTTCGCGTTCCTGGCCCAAGGTACACTGTATACCGACATCGTAGAGAGCGGTACGGCAACTGCACAGACCATCAAGTCGCACCACAATGTGGGCGGGCTGCCGGAAGATATGAAATTCAGTCTGATCGAACCGCTGAACACCCTCTTTAAGGATGAAGTCCGTAAGCTGGGCGAAGAGCTGGGCATGCCGCATGCGATCGTATGGCGTCAGCCTTTCCCGGGTCCGGGTCTGGCAATTCGTGTGCTGGGCGAAGTGACCGAAGAGAAGCTGACCATCGTCCGCGATTCCGACTATATTCTGCGTGAAGAGATTGCCAAGGCGGGTCTCGACCGCGAGATCTGGCAGTATTTCACTGCACTTCCTAACATGAAAAGCGTTGGCGTAATGGGTGACGAGCGTACGTATTCCTACACCGTCGGCATTCGTGCGGTAACCTCCATCGACGGCATGACCGCTGACTGGGCACGTATCCCTTGGGATGTACTGGAGAAAATCTCCGTGCGCATCGTCAACGAAGTCGACAACGTGAACCGCATCGTCTACGACATTACCTCCAAGCCGCCAGCGACTATTGAGTGGGAATAG
- a CDS encoding DUF3278 domain-containing protein — protein MLSKIEKRMLKPFIGYSEERDEYQRAEIHRILAVACMQALYLTSGLMLISLIIDTLNHTFTFGTMALFIVQQFVAYYILIRLRKTGVAETEYDTDADYEQIIKALKKKFFLAGAQWGITMFVLMEFLFPALAGDKIDIRLFNILIWCTAGAAFGIITYFLQKRNIKKIV, from the coding sequence ATGCTGAGTAAAATAGAGAAGAGAATGTTGAAGCCATTTATTGGATATTCGGAGGAAAGAGATGAGTATCAGCGGGCAGAGATCCACCGGATTCTTGCCGTTGCCTGCATGCAAGCCTTGTATCTGACATCCGGTCTGATGCTCATCAGCTTAATTATTGATACCCTCAACCACACCTTCACGTTCGGAACTATGGCTCTGTTCATTGTTCAGCAGTTCGTAGCGTACTACATCCTGATCCGGCTCCGCAAAACCGGAGTTGCCGAAACGGAATATGACACCGATGCAGATTATGAACAAATCATTAAAGCATTGAAGAAAAAGTTTTTCTTGGCCGGTGCCCAGTGGGGCATTACTATGTTCGTCCTGATGGAGTTCCTGTTCCCGGCGTTAGCTGGTGATAAGATTGACATCCGCTTGTTCAACATTCTGATCTGGTGTACTGCAGGCGCTGCCTTTGGCATCATTACATATTTTCTTCAAAAGAGAAATATTAAAAAAATCGTATAG
- a CDS encoding helix-turn-helix transcriptional regulator, giving the protein MNRVAEYRKRSGMSQLALSKEVGVARQTVNLIENDKYNPSLDLCVKLAKALNSDLNTLFWEVNSNAE; this is encoded by the coding sequence ATGAACAGGGTTGCCGAATACAGAAAACGCTCCGGTATGTCGCAGCTTGCTCTGTCGAAGGAGGTCGGAGTTGCCCGGCAGACGGTCAATCTGATTGAGAATGACAAGTATAATCCTTCATTGGATTTATGCGTTAAGCTGGCCAAGGCCCTGAACTCTGATTTAAATACACTTTTCTGGGAGGTAAATAGTAATGCTGAGTAA
- a CDS encoding aminoglycoside phosphotransferase family protein: MKIPTEALYTALSALFKTTITAADYQTLQLHGGTLGDVQLVTGTAETADGEQLPYRIVLKIQKKWERYDDPHSWRREYDLYASPLGATFTESFRWPVCYHAEMNEAGDEMRLWLEYMDGISGLELTGDMYEQAALELGRYQGKLYAAQPEVLQSLTNLSHADLMKNTYLHYRSWPLVYDYIRSEECDFPQHIRQMLIDIDEQSDDIFARIEKLPLVLCHRDFWVTNIIYTGGTIALIDWDTSGWGYLGEDIASLIADEADLDHMVEYYQRCVPAYYRGFAEYAGEIAPLAGHCVYEFILLVFGYRMVEGYLHTEEDDGKAENLRTLEKIYELKSL; this comes from the coding sequence ATGAAGATTCCAACTGAAGCGTTATATACTGCACTAAGTGCGCTTTTCAAAACAACGATTACAGCTGCTGACTACCAGACGTTACAGCTACATGGCGGGACCTTGGGGGATGTGCAGCTGGTTACCGGAACAGCCGAAACGGCTGACGGAGAGCAGCTGCCGTACCGTATTGTGCTGAAAATCCAGAAGAAATGGGAACGATACGATGATCCGCATTCCTGGCGGCGGGAATATGACCTCTACGCTTCGCCACTCGGTGCAACCTTCACGGAATCCTTCCGCTGGCCGGTGTGTTATCACGCTGAGATGAATGAAGCCGGGGATGAAATGAGGTTATGGCTGGAATATATGGATGGCATCTCCGGCCTGGAGCTGACCGGTGATATGTATGAACAGGCGGCACTGGAGCTGGGACGCTATCAAGGCAAATTATACGCAGCGCAGCCTGAAGTGCTGCAGAGTCTGACCAACCTGAGCCATGCGGATCTCATGAAGAACACCTATCTGCATTACCGGTCCTGGCCGCTCGTCTACGACTATATCCGTTCGGAGGAATGTGACTTCCCGCAGCATATCCGGCAAATGCTCATCGACATCGACGAGCAGTCGGACGATATTTTTGCCCGGATTGAAAAGTTGCCCCTCGTACTGTGCCACCGGGACTTCTGGGTAACCAACATCATCTATACCGGCGGGACCATCGCGCTGATTGATTGGGATACCTCGGGCTGGGGCTACCTCGGCGAGGACATCGCCAGCCTGATTGCGGATGAGGCGGATCTTGATCACATGGTTGAATACTACCAGCGGTGTGTCCCTGCTTATTACCGGGGCTTCGCAGAATATGCGGGAGAGATTGCCCCGCTTGCCGGCCACTGCGTCTACGAATTCATCCTGCTCGTATTCGGATACCGGATGGTGGAAGGGTATCTCCATACGGAGGAGGATGACGGGAAGGCGGAGAATCTTCGTACGCTAGAGAAGATTTATGAATTGAAGAGCTTGTAG